From a region of the Paraburkholderia hospita genome:
- a CDS encoding ATP-binding cassette domain-containing protein codes for MSLYTITGAQLAFGHVALLDHADFSLEAGERVGLIGRNGAGKSSLLKIVAELARPDDGLVTRQQDLVTVYVPQEPEFDADVTVFDAVAAGLTHASALLDEYNTVAHELAETPEGAQHDALLARMNALQSSLDTTDAWNWRTRVATTLAQIGLDGDARVGSLSGGMQKRVALARALVVQPDVLLLDEPTNHLDFDGIRWLEELLIAQRAGLLFITHDRAFLDRVATRIVELDRGRLLSYPGNFSAYQTRKAQQLEVERVENEKFDKLLAQEEVWIRKGVEARRTRSVGRIARLVQMRNDRAERRNVQGNVRLDVGQGEKSGKIVAELTDVTKRYGERTVVDRFSATVMRGDKIGFIGPNGAGKTTLLKLILGELQPDDGKVRIGTNLQVAYFDQMRAQLDLDKSLGDTISPGSDWVEINGQKKHVMSYLGDFLFAPERARSPVKSLSGGERNRLLLARLFARPANVLVLDEPTNDLDIPTLELLEELLTDYDGTVLLVSHDRAFLDNVVTSVIASEGECKWREYVGGFTDWQIQRERSEQIAQQDVPKEAAKETAAKDSAAGRNAQRTVKLSFKEQRELEALPEKIASLEAEQKAIGAQIEDGSIFVKDAQEGARLTERYAAIDEELLVAIERWDELESKRK; via the coding sequence ATGTCGCTTTACACCATCACGGGCGCGCAACTGGCGTTCGGCCACGTCGCGCTGCTCGATCACGCGGATTTCTCTCTCGAAGCCGGCGAGCGCGTCGGGTTGATCGGCCGCAACGGCGCGGGCAAGTCGTCGCTGCTGAAGATCGTCGCCGAACTCGCCAGACCGGACGATGGCCTCGTTACGCGCCAGCAGGATCTCGTCACCGTGTACGTGCCGCAGGAGCCCGAATTCGACGCGGACGTGACGGTGTTCGACGCGGTTGCCGCGGGCCTCACGCATGCGAGCGCGCTGCTCGACGAGTACAACACGGTCGCGCACGAGCTGGCGGAAACGCCGGAAGGCGCGCAGCACGACGCGTTGCTTGCGCGCATGAACGCGCTGCAATCGTCACTCGATACCACCGATGCCTGGAACTGGCGCACGCGCGTCGCCACGACGCTCGCGCAGATCGGCCTCGATGGCGACGCGCGGGTCGGCTCGCTGTCGGGCGGCATGCAAAAGCGCGTCGCGCTGGCGCGGGCGCTCGTCGTGCAGCCGGACGTGCTGCTGCTGGACGAGCCGACCAACCATCTCGACTTCGACGGCATTCGCTGGCTGGAAGAACTGCTGATCGCGCAGCGCGCCGGTTTGCTGTTCATCACCCACGATCGCGCATTTCTCGATCGCGTCGCCACGCGCATCGTCGAACTGGATCGCGGACGTCTGCTGTCGTATCCGGGAAATTTCTCCGCATATCAAACGCGCAAGGCGCAGCAACTGGAAGTGGAGCGAGTCGAAAACGAGAAGTTCGACAAGCTGCTCGCGCAGGAAGAAGTGTGGATTCGCAAGGGCGTCGAGGCGCGGCGCACGCGCAGCGTCGGGCGGATCGCGCGGCTCGTGCAGATGCGCAATGACCGCGCAGAACGCCGCAATGTGCAAGGCAACGTGAGGCTCGACGTCGGGCAGGGCGAAAAGTCCGGCAAGATCGTCGCCGAACTGACGGACGTGACGAAGCGGTATGGCGAGCGCACGGTGGTCGATCGTTTTTCGGCAACGGTGATGCGCGGCGACAAGATCGGCTTCATCGGTCCGAACGGCGCGGGCAAGACGACACTGCTCAAGCTGATTCTCGGCGAACTGCAGCCGGACGACGGTAAGGTGCGCATCGGCACCAACCTGCAAGTCGCTTACTTCGACCAGATGCGCGCACAGCTCGATCTGGACAAGAGCCTCGGCGATACGATCAGCCCCGGCAGCGACTGGGTCGAGATCAATGGCCAGAAAAAGCACGTGATGAGCTATCTGGGCGATTTTCTGTTTGCCCCGGAGCGCGCGCGTTCGCCTGTGAAGTCGCTGTCGGGCGGCGAGCGCAACCGTCTGCTGCTCGCGCGTCTCTTTGCGCGTCCGGCGAACGTGCTGGTGCTCGACGAGCCGACCAACGACCTCGACATCCCCACGCTCGAACTGCTCGAAGAACTGCTGACGGACTACGACGGCACGGTGCTGCTGGTGAGCCATGATCGCGCGTTTCTGGACAACGTGGTGACGTCGGTGATTGCGTCGGAGGGCGAGTGCAAGTGGCGCGAATATGTCGGCGGCTTCACGGACTGGCAGATCCAGCGCGAGCGTTCCGAGCAGATCGCGCAACAGGATGTGCCGAAAGAGGCGGCGAAGGAAACCGCGGCCAAGGACAGCGCGGCAGGCCGCAACGCGCAGCGCACGGTGAAGCTTTCATTCAAGGAACAGCGCGAGCTGGAGGCGCTGCCCGAGAAGATTGCCTCGCTCGAAGCGGAGCAGAAAGCGATCGGCGCGCAGATCGAGGACGGCTCGATTTTCGTGAAGGACGCGCAGGAAGGCGCGCGGCTGACCGAGCGCTACGCGGCCATCGATGAGGAACTGCTCGTGGCGATTGAACGGTGGGATGAGTTGGAGAGCAAGCGGAAGTAG
- a CDS encoding class I SAM-dependent methyltransferase: MRATACADAVAARAPHGYHRPMTDAHYTDPRLVALYDALNPFAADTRFYIDLAARTEASRIVDIGCGTGLLACELARRGHTVTGVDPSPAMLDIARRRPGGDRVEWIEGYAVQLGAKSADLAVMTGHVAQVFLDDASFDATLAAAQAALRPGGRLTFESRNPSVSPWAAWTPEQSRRVIDDSHYGAVEIWQQLIEANNDRVRFDTHYRFLRDGDTVVAPSQLRFRTQASLSEALVKAGFSDLDWFGDWSRSPVDPASRELIVVARRD; encoded by the coding sequence ATGCGGGCAACCGCCTGCGCCGACGCGGTGGCGGCTCGCGCGCCGCACGGCTACCATCGGCCGATGACCGATGCTCACTACACCGATCCGCGTCTCGTCGCGCTCTACGACGCGCTCAACCCGTTCGCCGCCGACACGCGCTTCTATATCGACCTCGCCGCACGCACGGAAGCTTCGCGCATCGTCGATATCGGCTGCGGCACGGGGCTGCTCGCCTGTGAACTGGCCCGGCGCGGCCATACGGTGACGGGCGTCGATCCGTCGCCGGCGATGCTCGATATTGCGCGCCGACGGCCGGGCGGCGACCGGGTGGAATGGATCGAAGGCTACGCGGTACAACTGGGCGCAAAGTCCGCCGATCTCGCCGTGATGACAGGCCACGTCGCGCAGGTTTTTCTCGACGACGCGAGCTTCGACGCCACGCTAGCCGCTGCACAAGCCGCGTTGCGTCCCGGCGGACGGCTCACTTTCGAAAGCCGCAATCCATCCGTGTCGCCGTGGGCGGCGTGGACGCCGGAGCAGTCGCGCCGCGTGATCGACGACTCGCACTACGGCGCCGTCGAAATCTGGCAGCAACTCATCGAAGCAAACAATGACCGCGTCCGCTTCGACACTCACTATCGCTTCCTTCGAGACGGCGACACCGTCGTCGCGCCCAGCCAGCTGCGCTTTCGCACGCAGGCCTCGCTGAGTGAAGCGCTCGTCAAAGCGGGTTTCAGCGACTTGGATTGGTTCGGCGACTGGTCCCGATCGCCCGTCGATCCCGCGAGCCGCGAACTGATCGTCGTCGCAAGGCGCGACTGA
- a CDS encoding DNA topoisomerase IV subunit B: protein MSTKKPNAAYSEASIKVLKGLEPVKQRPGMYTRTENPLHIIQEVIDNASDEALGGYGRQITVTLHADQSVSVEDDGRGIPFGMHPEEGVPVVEIVFTRLHAGGKFDKAAGGAYTFSGGLHGVGVSVTNALSTRLDVTVWRDGKVAELSFSHGDVVKQLQVRAAAKGEKKSGTRVTAWADAKYFDSPNLPIGELQRLLRSKAVLLPGVEVVLVNEKTGERQSWKYEDGLRGYLMEGMAGSDLLIPLFEGERYAESSRSNEETFAEGEGAAWVVAWSEEGSLTRESYVNLIPTPAGGTHESGLRDGLFQAVKSFVELHNLQPKGVKLLAEDVFARVSFVLSAKVLDPQFQGQIKERLNSRDAVKLVSSFARPALELWLNQHVEHGKKLADLVIKQAQARTRAGQKVEKRKSSGVAVLPGKLTDCESTEIGRNELFLVEGDSAGGSAKMGRDKEYQAILPLRGKVLNTWETERDRLFANNEVHDISVAIGVDPHSPDDNVDLSNLRYGKICILSDADVDGSHIQVLLLTLFFKHFPQLIERGHVHVARPPLFRVDAPARGKKPAQKLYALDEGELEAILDKLRKDGVRESQWSISRFKGLGEMSAEQLWDTTMNPDTRRLSPVALGQLDFDATVARMTMLMGKGEAASRRSWLEDKGNQVEADI, encoded by the coding sequence ATGTCAACGAAAAAGCCTAACGCCGCGTATAGCGAAGCATCGATCAAGGTGCTCAAGGGCCTGGAGCCGGTCAAGCAGCGGCCCGGCATGTACACGCGCACCGAAAATCCGCTGCACATCATCCAGGAAGTCATCGACAACGCATCCGACGAAGCGCTCGGCGGCTACGGCCGTCAGATCACCGTCACGTTGCATGCCGACCAATCCGTGTCCGTCGAAGACGATGGCCGCGGTATTCCATTCGGCATGCATCCGGAAGAAGGCGTGCCCGTCGTCGAAATCGTTTTCACGCGTCTGCACGCGGGCGGCAAGTTCGACAAGGCGGCAGGCGGTGCGTACACCTTCTCGGGCGGCCTGCATGGCGTCGGCGTATCGGTGACGAACGCGCTGTCCACGCGCCTCGACGTCACCGTGTGGCGCGACGGCAAGGTCGCCGAACTGAGCTTCTCGCATGGCGACGTCGTCAAACAGCTACAGGTGCGCGCCGCGGCGAAGGGCGAGAAGAAGTCCGGCACGCGCGTGACCGCGTGGGCCGATGCGAAATACTTCGACTCGCCGAACCTGCCGATCGGCGAGTTGCAGCGCCTGTTGCGCTCGAAGGCCGTGCTGCTGCCGGGCGTCGAAGTCGTCCTCGTCAATGAAAAGACGGGCGAGCGCCAAAGCTGGAAATACGAAGACGGCCTGCGCGGCTATCTGATGGAAGGCATGGCGGGCAGCGACCTGCTGATCCCCCTCTTCGAAGGCGAGCGCTACGCGGAAAGCTCGCGCTCCAACGAAGAGACGTTCGCCGAAGGCGAGGGCGCGGCGTGGGTCGTCGCGTGGAGCGAAGAAGGGTCGCTCACGCGCGAGTCCTACGTCAATCTGATTCCGACGCCCGCTGGCGGCACGCACGAATCGGGCTTGCGCGACGGTCTGTTCCAGGCCGTGAAGAGCTTCGTCGAACTGCATAACCTGCAGCCGAAGGGCGTGAAGCTGCTCGCGGAAGACGTGTTCGCCCGCGTGTCGTTCGTGCTGTCCGCGAAGGTGCTCGACCCGCAGTTCCAGGGGCAAATCAAGGAACGTCTGAATAGCCGCGACGCCGTGAAGCTGGTGTCGTCGTTCGCGCGTCCCGCGCTCGAACTGTGGCTCAACCAGCACGTCGAGCACGGCAAGAAGCTCGCCGATCTCGTCATCAAGCAGGCGCAGGCGCGTACGCGCGCCGGCCAGAAGGTCGAGAAGCGCAAGAGTTCGGGCGTCGCCGTGCTGCCGGGCAAGCTGACCGACTGCGAATCGACGGAAATCGGCCGCAATGAGCTGTTCCTGGTCGAGGGCGATTCTGCCGGCGGCTCCGCGAAGATGGGGCGCGACAAGGAGTATCAGGCCATCCTGCCGCTGCGCGGCAAGGTGCTGAACACCTGGGAAACCGAGCGCGATCGTCTGTTCGCCAACAATGAAGTGCACGACATTTCTGTGGCGATCGGCGTCGATCCGCACAGCCCGGACGACAACGTCGATCTGTCCAATTTGCGCTACGGCAAGATCTGTATCTTGTCCGATGCGGACGTCGACGGCTCGCACATCCAGGTGCTGCTGCTTACGTTGTTCTTCAAGCACTTCCCGCAACTGATCGAGCGTGGTCACGTGCATGTCGCGCGTCCGCCGCTGTTCCGCGTCGATGCGCCCGCGCGCGGCAAGAAGCCCGCGCAGAAGCTGTACGCGCTGGATGAAGGCGAACTCGAAGCGATCCTCGACAAGCTGCGCAAAGACGGCGTGCGTGAATCGCAGTGGTCGATCAGCCGCTTCAAGGGCCTCGGTGAAATGAGCGCCGAGCAGCTGTGGGACACGACGATGAACCCGGACACGCGGCGCCTGTCGCCCGTCGCGCTCGGCCAGCTCGACTTCGACGCGACCGTCGCGCGAATGACGATGCTGATGGGCAAGGGCGAAGCGGCGTCGCGCCGCAGCTGGCTCGAGGACAAGGGCAACCAGGTCGAAGCGGATATCTGA
- a CDS encoding DUF4399 domain-containing protein, protein MLNNRWLAGAACAGMLVLSGVAHAAGVSFVEPQDGATVSNPIHVKFAVEGMKIVPAGTMTEGTGHHHLIIDGQPLPKGEVIPANDKSLHFGKGQTETEITLPPGDHTLTLDFGDGAHRSYGPEMSKTITIHVK, encoded by the coding sequence ATGCTGAATAACAGATGGTTGGCCGGCGCAGCGTGCGCGGGCATGCTGGTCTTGTCGGGCGTGGCGCATGCCGCGGGCGTCTCGTTCGTCGAGCCGCAGGACGGCGCGACCGTGAGCAACCCCATTCACGTGAAGTTTGCTGTCGAAGGCATGAAGATCGTTCCTGCGGGCACGATGACGGAAGGCACGGGGCATCATCATCTGATCATCGACGGGCAGCCGCTGCCGAAGGGCGAAGTCATTCCCGCCAACGACAAGTCGCTGCATTTCGGCAAGGGCCAGACGGAAACGGAGATCACGCTGCCACCGGGCGATCACACGCTGACGCTCGATTTCGGCGACGGCGCGCACCGTTCGTATGGCCCGGAGATGAGCAAGACGATCACGATTCACGTGAAGTAA
- a CDS encoding CopD family protein — protein MNKAIEVALFLHLLGVAVWIGGMVFAHFCLRPALEDLSPQLRLPLWESVFGRFFNWVGVSVLVILLTGGFLLMQFGGGHATWQLHAMAGIGIVMMLIFGHIRFAVFPRIRRAVQAQKWPDGARAVATVRRLVVVNLVLGVVTIGVAALSRGF, from the coding sequence ATGAACAAGGCGATTGAAGTCGCGCTCTTTCTGCATCTGCTGGGTGTCGCCGTGTGGATCGGCGGCATGGTATTCGCGCATTTCTGCCTGCGTCCGGCACTCGAGGACCTCTCGCCGCAATTGCGTCTGCCGCTGTGGGAATCGGTATTTGGCCGGTTCTTCAACTGGGTCGGCGTGTCGGTGCTGGTCATTCTGCTGACGGGCGGCTTCCTGCTGATGCAGTTCGGCGGTGGCCACGCCACCTGGCAGCTTCACGCGATGGCCGGTATTGGCATCGTGATGATGCTGATTTTTGGGCATATCCGCTTCGCAGTCTTTCCGCGTATCCGTCGCGCGGTGCAGGCGCAGAAATGGCCCGATGGCGCGCGCGCCGTCGCGACCGTGCGGCGGCTCGTCGTCGTCAATCTGGTGCTGGGCGTCGTGACGATTGGTGTGGCAGCGTTGTCGCGCGGGTTCTGA
- the parC gene encoding DNA topoisomerase IV subunit A: protein MDDNTPDLFTEPAAPEGDVLTLGDYAESAYLEYAVSVVKGRALPDVCDGQKPVQRRILFAMNEMGLADNAKPVKSARVVGDVLGKYHPHGDQSAYDALVRLAQDFSMRYPLIDGQGNFGSRDGDGAAAMRYTEARLTPIAKLLLDEIDQGTVDFMPNYDGSFEEPKLLPARLPFVLLNGASGIAVGLATEIPSHNLREVAGAAVAMIRHPHITHAELMQHVPGPDFPGGGQIISSDTEISQAYETGRGSLKVRARWKIEDLARGQWQLVITELPPYTSGQKVLEEIEEQTNPKIKLGKKSLTPEQLQTKQTLLGLLDAVRDESGRDAPVRLVFEPKSRTIDQAEFVTTLLAHTSLESNATLNLVMVGADGRPRQKGLGEILREWVGFRFTTVTRRTQHRLAKVNDRIHILEGRMIVFLNIDEVIRIIRESEEPKSALIEAFGLSERQAEDILEIRLRQLARLEKIKIEKELSELRDEKAKLEELLGSESAMKRLIIKEIEADAKQYGDDRRTLIQQEKRATFEVRVVDEPVTVVVSQKGWVRALKGHGLDPAGFTFKAGDGLYAAFQCRTPDMLIAWGSKGRVYSVAVSQLPGGRGDGVPVTSLIELESGTHLMHYYAATAEQALLLASSNGFGFIAKVGDMVSRVKAGKAFMTIDEGATPLAPMPMLPDATQMACLSGGGRLLVFGLDEMKTLSGGGRGVILMALDPNESLTQALAITKAGVVLEGMYRNKPTEEQLSGAALAPNVGKRARKGRSPDTKLKEVTSLRPVLGA, encoded by the coding sequence ATGGACGACAACACTCCCGATCTTTTCACCGAGCCGGCCGCGCCCGAAGGCGACGTGCTGACGCTTGGCGACTACGCTGAAAGCGCGTACCTCGAATACGCGGTGAGCGTGGTGAAGGGCCGCGCGCTGCCCGACGTCTGCGACGGCCAGAAGCCCGTACAGCGCCGCATCCTCTTTGCGATGAACGAGATGGGTCTCGCCGACAACGCGAAGCCCGTGAAATCGGCCCGTGTGGTCGGCGACGTGCTGGGTAAATACCACCCGCACGGCGACCAGTCGGCGTACGACGCGCTCGTGCGTCTCGCGCAAGACTTCTCGATGCGCTATCCGCTGATCGACGGCCAGGGCAACTTCGGTTCGCGCGATGGCGACGGCGCGGCGGCGATGCGATACACGGAAGCGCGTCTCACGCCAATCGCGAAACTGCTGCTCGACGAAATCGATCAGGGCACGGTCGATTTCATGCCGAACTACGACGGATCGTTCGAAGAGCCGAAGCTGCTGCCCGCGCGTCTGCCGTTCGTGCTGTTGAACGGCGCGTCGGGCATCGCGGTCGGTCTGGCGACGGAAATCCCGTCGCACAACCTGCGCGAAGTCGCTGGGGCCGCCGTCGCGATGATCCGTCATCCGCACATCACGCACGCCGAGTTGATGCAGCATGTGCCCGGCCCGGATTTCCCGGGCGGCGGCCAGATCATTTCGAGCGACACGGAAATCTCGCAGGCGTACGAAACGGGTCGTGGCAGTCTCAAGGTCCGCGCGCGCTGGAAGATCGAAGATCTCGCACGCGGGCAGTGGCAGCTCGTCATTACCGAGTTGCCGCCGTATACATCCGGCCAGAAGGTGCTAGAAGAGATCGAGGAACAGACGAATCCGAAGATCAAACTTGGCAAGAAGTCACTGACGCCGGAACAGTTGCAGACGAAGCAGACGCTTCTCGGTCTTCTCGACGCCGTGCGCGACGAGTCGGGCAGGGATGCGCCCGTGCGTCTCGTATTCGAGCCGAAGTCGCGCACCATCGATCAAGCCGAGTTCGTCACCACGCTGCTCGCGCATACGAGCCTCGAATCGAACGCGACGCTGAATCTGGTGATGGTCGGCGCGGATGGCCGGCCGCGTCAGAAGGGGCTCGGCGAGATCCTGCGCGAATGGGTCGGCTTCCGTTTCACGACGGTCACGCGCCGCACGCAGCATCGTCTCGCCAAGGTCAACGACCGGATTCACATCCTCGAAGGCCGGATGATCGTCTTTTTGAATATCGACGAAGTCATCCGCATCATTCGCGAATCCGAAGAACCCAAGTCGGCGCTGATCGAAGCCTTTGGTCTGTCCGAGCGTCAGGCTGAGGACATTCTTGAAATCCGGCTGCGTCAGTTGGCGCGCCTCGAGAAGATCAAGATCGAGAAGGAACTGTCCGAACTGCGCGACGAGAAAGCCAAGCTCGAAGAGCTGCTCGGCAGCGAATCGGCGATGAAGCGCCTGATCATCAAGGAAATCGAAGCAGACGCGAAGCAATATGGCGACGATCGCCGCACGCTGATCCAGCAGGAAAAGCGCGCAACGTTCGAAGTGCGCGTCGTCGACGAGCCGGTGACGGTGGTCGTGTCGCAGAAGGGCTGGGTGCGCGCGCTGAAGGGTCACGGGCTCGATCCCGCCGGCTTCACGTTCAAGGCGGGCGACGGTCTCTACGCCGCGTTCCAGTGCCGCACGCCCGACATGCTGATCGCGTGGGGCAGCAAGGGCCGCGTGTACTCCGTCGCGGTGTCGCAGTTGCCGGGTGGCCGTGGTGACGGCGTTCCCGTCACGTCGCTGATCGAGCTCGAATCGGGCACGCATCTGATGCATTACTACGCGGCGACGGCGGAGCAGGCGCTGTTGCTGGCGTCGTCGAACGGCTTTGGCTTTATCGCGAAGGTTGGTGACATGGTGAGCCGCGTGAAGGCGGGCAAGGCGTTCATGACGATCGACGAGGGCGCGACGCCGCTCGCGCCGATGCCGATGCTGCCCGATGCGACGCAGATGGCGTGTCTGTCGGGCGGCGGGCGTCTGCTGGTGTTCGGCCTCGACGAGATGAAGACGCTGTCGGGCGGCGGACGCGGCGTGATCCTGATGGCGCTCGATCCGAACGAATCGCTGACGCAGGCGCTCGCGATCACCAAGGCAGGCGTCGTGCTGGAAGGCATGTACCGCAACAAGCCAACCGAAGAGCAGTTGTCGGGTGCCGCGCTGGCTCCGAATGTCGGCAAGCGTGCCCGCAAGGGCCGCTCGCCGGACACGAAGCTGAAAGAGGTGACGTCGCTGCGTCCGGTGTTGGGCGCGTAA
- a CDS encoding rubredoxin yields the protein MSEVIEYKSWVCLICGWIYNEEEGLPEEGIEAGTRFADIPVDWRCPLCDVGKAEFAVVEF from the coding sequence GTGAGTGAAGTGATCGAATATAAGAGCTGGGTCTGTCTGATTTGCGGCTGGATCTATAACGAAGAGGAAGGTTTGCCCGAGGAAGGTATCGAAGCGGGTACGCGTTTCGCCGATATCCCCGTGGACTGGCGCTGCCCGCTGTGCGATGTGGGCAAGGCTGAATTTGCTGTAGTCGAGTTCTGA